In Pseudoalteromonas piratica, the following proteins share a genomic window:
- a CDS encoding DUF695 domain-containing protein → MTKVLFLALLFRLFSLEVVAIEKSEKVEIVVQEELEDTWSYKEFENANSKAISLFRKNLGVEKFSGNSKYTELVYLTVFYEPSNAHGFPGKTEYEKMSAFEENDIPLIADISDSFHVASVVQNGVMDFLFYISDSELFIDAVNQNNQKLQDFKVELELVDDPNWDIYKDFP, encoded by the coding sequence ATGACTAAAGTATTGTTTCTGGCCTTGTTATTTAGACTGTTTTCCCTTGAAGTAGTCGCTATTGAGAAATCTGAAAAAGTAGAGATAGTCGTGCAAGAAGAACTTGAAGATACATGGAGTTACAAAGAGTTTGAAAATGCAAATAGCAAAGCTATTTCTTTGTTTAGAAAGAATTTAGGGGTTGAAAAGTTTTCTGGAAATTCAAAGTATACTGAGTTGGTATATCTAACAGTTTTTTATGAACCGTCTAATGCTCATGGTTTTCCTGGAAAAACTGAATACGAAAAAATGTCTGCATTCGAAGAAAACGATATACCTCTAATAGCGGATATTTCCGATTCTTTTCATGTTGCTAGTGTTGTTCAAAATGGAGTTATGGATTTTCTCTTCTATATCTCTGATAGTGAACTTTTTATTGACGCTGTAAACCAGAACAACCAAAAGCTCCAAGATTTCAAAGTTGAACTGGAATTGGTTGATGATCCAAACTGGGATATATATAAAGACTTCCCATAG
- a CDS encoding serine hydrolase domain-containing protein, with amino-acid sequence MLKSYQAKILTALFLITSPEGVTKEAEFKAPRVSAEEEKISFWDMKPLETAFINPAPEKLKDNLTVAKLGIDDGSKTRLLGFANELAENKYGKYDSLLISHKGALVFESYYNNGRIDLPHFQFSATKGYTSLILARAIQLGYLTMTDLHKPLVSFFEGLDKSKLASGIELVTLHHVLTMSSGLQFSDEHLKDFRENREKYSGTAQIQAFFEKTQPINKQSQKYNYQAPDPILVMHVINAVVPGTAKEFIENEFFNKMGITSYKWKLDPQGMPVAESGADLTSRDMLKIGNMLAKKGNINNEKFLSQEYLKAAFGAITKPTQSWIPESFNYGYFWYQSDIVLNKKNYNVNFAWGAGGNRIIIVNDLDLVIALTGHDREDVIFDQIAKQVLPAFL; translated from the coding sequence ATGTTGAAAAGTTACCAAGCCAAAATACTCACTGCATTGTTTTTAATCACCTCACCTGAAGGGGTGACGAAAGAAGCTGAATTTAAAGCACCACGCGTTTCAGCAGAAGAGGAAAAAATATCGTTTTGGGATATGAAACCACTTGAAACTGCCTTTATCAACCCTGCGCCTGAGAAGTTAAAAGATAACTTAACAGTAGCAAAACTAGGCATTGATGATGGAAGCAAAACACGACTTTTGGGATTTGCTAACGAGCTTGCGGAGAATAAATACGGAAAATATGACAGTTTACTTATTAGCCACAAAGGGGCGCTTGTATTTGAGTCATACTATAATAATGGACGAATCGATTTACCCCATTTCCAATTTTCTGCAACAAAGGGTTACACCAGTTTAATTTTGGCTAGAGCGATACAACTTGGCTATTTAACCATGACCGATTTGCATAAACCTTTGGTAAGTTTTTTTGAAGGTCTAGATAAAAGTAAGCTGGCTTCAGGTATCGAACTCGTTACGCTGCATCATGTGTTGACCATGAGTTCTGGTCTGCAATTTAGTGATGAACATTTAAAAGATTTTAGAGAAAACCGCGAAAAATACTCTGGAACAGCACAAATTCAAGCTTTTTTCGAAAAAACTCAACCTATTAATAAACAAAGCCAGAAATACAACTATCAAGCACCAGATCCTATTTTAGTTATGCATGTAATCAATGCTGTTGTACCAGGCACAGCTAAAGAATTTATCGAAAATGAATTCTTCAACAAGATGGGAATAACAAGCTATAAATGGAAATTAGATCCTCAAGGAATGCCTGTAGCAGAAAGTGGCGCTGATTTAACTTCTCGTGACATGCTTAAAATTGGCAATATGCTTGCCAAAAAAGGCAACATAAATAATGAAAAATTTCTTTCTCAAGAGTATTTGAAAGCCGCATTCGGCGCGATAACAAAACCAACTCAAAGTTGGATACCAGAGAGCTTTAACTATGGCTATTTTTGGTATCAGAGTGACATCGTTTTAAACAAAAAAAATTACAACGTAAACTTTGCGTGGGGAGCAGGAGGCAACCGCATAATCATTGTGAATGATCTCGACTTAGTTATCGCACTAACAGGTCATGATAGAGAAGACGTCATTTTTGACCAAATTGCAAAACAGGTTTTGCCAGCATTCCTTTAG